In Oryza sativa Japonica Group chromosome 2, ASM3414082v1, the following are encoded in one genomic region:
- the LOC4331142 gene encoding uncharacterized protein: MDGQGAWRGGASASSRISYKNATVAVCAINLLACALLFRNYYSSWPRIAGDHQFDSAQLRFIWESEELRRAMEPVDLIRRVKEIEQEAYGEHGMMTQEDAKQTAAVDASKRLQDLRAGNDGSSQKALEEWRKRKMERARQRAIEKNGTSSAAKTR, translated from the exons ATGGACGGGCAGGGGGCGTGGAGGGGTGGGGCTTCTGCTTCCTCCAGGATATCGTACAAGAACGCCACCGTCGCGGTGTGCGCAATCAACCTCCTCGCGTGCGCTCTCCTCTTCCGCAACTACTACTCGTCCTGGCCGCGcatcgccggcgaccaccaGTTCGATTCTG CTCAGCTACGGTTTATATGGGAGTCGGAAGAGTTACGTCGTGCTATGGAGCCTGTGGATTTGATCAGGAGA GTGAAGGAAATCGAACAAGAAGCTTATGGTGAGCATGGCATGATGACACAAGAAGATGCCAAGCAGACAGCTGCTGTTGATGCATCAAAAAGGTTGCAAGATTTAAGGGCAGGGAATGATGGTAGCAGCCAAAAAG CTCTTGAGGAATGGCGCAAACGGAAGATGGAGCGTGCGAGGCAGCGGGCGATTGAAAAGAACGGGACCTCATCAGCTGCGAAAACGCGATGA
- the LOC4331143 gene encoding NADH dehydrogenase [ubiquinone] 1 alpha subcomplex subunit 9, mitochondrial, giving the protein MQAAAAWRRHLLDGNISPTTAAAISAFRSASQPALAPQGLGGADGARYMSARAPAVKGTGHLVRKGTGGRSSVSGIIATVFGATGFLGRYLVQQLAKMGSQVLVPFRGSEDCHRHLKLMGDLGQIVPMKYNPRDVDSIKAVMAKSNVVINLIGREYETRNYGFDEVNHHMAEQLAMISKEHGGIMRFIQVSSLGASASSPSRMLRAKAAGEESVLKEFPEATIMRPATMIGTEDRILNRWAQFAKNWGFLPLVDSGSTKIQPVYVVDVAAAIVNSLKDDGTSMGKTYELGGPEIYTVHELAELMYETIREWPRYIDVPLPIARAIASPREMLLNKVPFPLPTPSIFNKDQINAFSVDTLVSDNALTFSDLGIVPHKLKGYPVEFLVCYRKGGPAFGSTVSEKIRSSEL; this is encoded by the exons atgcaggcggcggcggcgtggaggcgtcACCTCCTCGACGGCAACATCTCCCccaccaccgcggcggcgaTCTCCGCCTTCAGATCCGCCTCCCAGCCGGCGCTCGCACCCCAAG GATTGGGTGGAGCGGATGGCGCGAGGTACATGTCCGCGAGGGCGCCGGCGGTCAAGGGGACGGGGCATCTCGTCCGCAAGGGAACCGGAGGGAGGTCGTCTGTGAG TGGAATCATAGCTACGGTGTTTGGAGCTACTGGATTTCTTGGCCGCTACCTTGTCCAACAACTTG CAAAGATGGGGTCTCAAGTGCTTGTACCATTCAGAGGTTCTGAGGATTGTCACCGACACCTGAAGTTGATGGGTGACCTGGGTCAG ATTGTTCCTATGAAATACAATCCAAGAGATGTGGATTCAATTAAGGCTGTCATGGCCAAATCCAATGTGGTCATTAACCTAATAG GACGCGAGTATGAAACAAGAAACTATGGATTTGACGAAGTAAATCATCATATGGCTGAACAACTTGCAATG ATTTCAAAGGAGCATGGGGGTATCATGAGATTTATCCAGGTTTCTTCCCTAGGAGCATCGGCCTCTTCTCCTTCTAGAATGCTGAGGGCCAAGGCTGCTGGGGAGGAATCTGTGTTGAAAGAATTTCCTGAG GCTACAATTATGAGGCCTGCAACTATGATTGGCACAGAAGATCGGATTTTGAATAGATGGGCACAGTTTGCCAAAAATTGGGGTTTCCTCCCTCTTGTTGATTCTGGGTCTACAAA GATTCAGCCTGTTTATGTTGtggatgttgctgctgctattgTCAACTCCCTCAAGGATGACGGCACCAGCATGGGAAAGACCTACGAACTTGGTGGACCAGAGATTTATACTGTTCATGAGCTG GCTGAGCTGATGTATGAGACAATACGTGAATGGCCACGGTACATCGATGTTCCTCTTCCTATTGCAAGG GCTATCGCATCTCCAAGGGAAATGCTGCTAAACAAAGTGCCCTTTCCGTTGCCAACCCCATCAATTTTCAACAAAGATCAGATTAATGCATTTTCTGTAGACACCCTAGTGTCTGATAATG CTCTCACCTTTTCGGACCTCGGAATCGTGCCTCACAAATTGAAGGGTTACCCGGTTGAGTTTCTTGTGTGCTACCGGAAGGGCGGTCCAGCTTTTGGTTCTACTGTCAGTGAGAAGATACGAAGTTCTGAGCTGTAG